In the genome of Populus trichocarpa isolate Nisqually-1 chromosome 6, P.trichocarpa_v4.1, whole genome shotgun sequence, one region contains:
- the LOC18109810 gene encoding acetyl-CoA-benzylalcohol acetyltransferase, giving the protein MEVQILSRKLIAPSSPTPPHLQNLKVSCFDQLAPSIYLPCIFYYPADGENNEKRSKEMEKSLAETLSLFYPLGGRYIKDEFSVECNDMGAEFLEAKVGGFLSQLLEREERESEMASHLVAPLFQAENSPLVIVQFNMFACGGLAIGISIAHRIADAFTIGTFINAWATACRIGSEKVHCRPSFQLGSLFPPKEMPSSSATAPGTDIKIIRRRFVFDGHTLSKLKAIARGGDSEQLVKHHPSRVEFMPDDEIKMELHHFVNRVHDAISTTTHDCAKASNSDDIYSMVSSKAREVGEALGEGNVDTYMFSCWCRFPWYEADFGWGKPSWVSSVDVPTGIVMLMDTKDGDGIEVFLALDESSMLTLQQNLDKTISFTG; this is encoded by the exons ATGGAGGTTCAAATCTTATCTAGAAAACTGATAGCCCCTTCATCACCAACTCCACCGCACCTTCAAAACTTGAAAGTATCATGTTTTGACCAGCTTGCTCCTTCCATTTACTTACCATGCATTTTCTACTATCCAGCCGATGGTGAAAACAACGAAAAACGAAGCAAGGAAATGGAAAAATCATTAGCTGAAACCTTAAGCCTCTTTTACCCACTCGGGGGAAGATACATCAAGGACGAATTCTCAGTTGAGTGTAATGACATGGGAGCAGAGTTTTTGGAAGCCAAAGTTGGTGGTTTCTTATCTCAGCTTCTCGAAAGAGAAGAGCGTGAGTCTGAAATGGCGAGTCATCTGGTTGCACCACTATTCCAAGCGGAGAACAGCCCTCTTGTGATAGTTCAATTCAACATGTTTGCATGTGGTGGACTGGCTATTGGTATATCTATCGCACACAGGATAGCTGATGCATTCACTATAGGTACATTCATCAATGCTTGGGCCACTGCTTGTCGAATTGGGAGTGAAAAGGTTCATTGTCGTCCAAGCTTCCAATTGGGTTCTCTCTTTCCACCCAAAGAAATGCCTTCGTCCAGTGCCACGGCTCCAGGAACGGACATCAAGATTATCAGGAGAAGGTTCGTGTTTGATGGCCATACTTTATCAAAACTGAAAGCAATTGCTAGAGGTGGTGATTCGGAACAGTTGGTGAAACACCATCCATCACGAGTAGAG TTTATGCCAGATGATGAGATCAAGATGGAGCTTCATCACTTCGTGAATCGGGTGCACGACGCCATAAGCACCACCACCCATGATTGTGCAAAAGCTTCAAATAGTGATGACATTTACTCTATGGTGTCCAGTAAGGCGAGGGAGGTGGGTGAAGCACTTGGGGAAGGCAATGTAGATACCTATATGTTCAGTTGCTGGTGTCGGTTCCCATGGTATGAAGCAGATTTTGGATGGGGAAAACCCTCTTGGGTGAGTAGCGTGGACGTACCAACTGGCATTGTTATGCTTATGGACACTAAAGATGGTGATGGAATTGAAGTATTTCTAGCCTTGGATGAAAGCAGCATGCTTACTCTTCAGCAAAATCTGGACAAAACTATTTCGTTCACTGGCTAG